The sequence GCGCCCGATGATGCGTTCGCGCAACGGCTCGACGATCTCTCCGGCGTGAATGATCGCTTCGGCCCAAATCCCCTTGACCGTGCCGCAATCGAACTCCGTCACAATCACATCCTGCGCCACATCCACGAGGCGGCGGGTGAGGTATCCCGAGTCGGCCGTCTTCAGCGCCGTATCGGCCAATCCCTTGCGCGCGCCGTGAGTGGAGATGAAGTACTGGAGCACGTTCAACCCCTCGCGGAAGTTGGCCAGGATCGGCGTCTCGATGATCTCTCCGGTCGGCTTGTTCATCAAGCCGCGCATACCGGCCAACTGCCGAATCTGTTGCTTCGACCCGCGCGCGCCCGAATCGGCCATGACGATCAGCGGATTGGGCACCCCCGTCTCCTTCTCCCGCTGCTCCATGGCCTTGAACATCTCATCGGCAACCCGCTCGGCCACGTTCGACCAGATCTCGATCACTCGATTGTAGCGCTCGCCCGAAGTGATGACGCCCTCTTTCACCTGTTTCTCGACGGCGAGCACTTCCTTCTGCGCCTGGCGGATCAACTCGGCCTTGGTCTCGGGTACGACGAGATCGTCGATGCAGAGCGAGATGCCCGACTTCGTCGCGTAGTAGAACCCGAGGTCCTTCAAGTTATCGAGCAGAGCGATCGTCTTGGCATGGCCCAAGCGCAAGAAGCAATAGCGCACGAGCGATTGCAGCCCGTTCTTCTTCATCAGCCCATTGATGAAGGGCATCCCCTCCGGCAAATGCTGATTGAAGATGACGCGCCCGACGGTCGTATCCAGAAGCTGTCCCTGCACCTCTTGCACCGGCGCATTGACGACGTCCTGCGGATCGCGCTGCGCCTCCAGGTCGATCAACCGTCCTTCGTATCGGAGCTTGATCGGGGTCTGGGTCTCGACGACCCCCTCCTCAAGGGCCAACAGGACTTCGTCCATCGAGGCGAAGCGCATTCCCTCGCCGCGCGCGCCCGGTTTGCGACGGGTCAGGTAGTAGAGCCCGAGCACAATGTCCTGCGTGGGCACAGCAATCGGCTGGCCGCTGGCTGGAGAGAGGATGTTGTGGCTGGAGAGCATGAGGACAGACGCCTCGACCTGCGCCTCCGGCGACAGCGGCACGTGAACGGCCATTTGATCCCCATCGAAATCCGCGTTGAACGCCGTGCATACGAGCGGATGAATCTTAATGGCTTTCCCCTCGACCAGAATGGGCTCGAAGGCTTGAATGCCCAGCCGATGCAGCGTCGGGGCGCGATTGAGCAACACCGGATGCTCGCGGATCACTTCCTCCAGCACATCCCACACGATCGGATCCTGTTTCTCGACGATCTCCTTCGCCTGCTTGACCGTCGCCACGTAGCCCTTCTTCTGCAGCAGGTGATAGATGAAGGGCTTGAACAGTTCGAGCGCCATCTGTTTGGGCAAGCCGCATTGATGGAGTTTCAACTCCGGTCCGATGACGATGACCGAGCGCCCGCTGTAATCCACGCGTTTGCCGAGCAAGTTCTGTCGGAAGCGCCCCTGCTTCCCCTTGAGGGAATCGGCGAGCGACTTGAGCGGCCGATTGTTCGCGCCCTTGATGACCCGTCCGCGCCGTCCGTTGTCCAGAAGCGCATCCACGGCCTCTTGCAGCATGCGCTTCTCATTGCGCACGATGACCTCCGGCGCGCGCAACTCCAGGAGTTTGATCAAGCGGTTGTTGCGATTGATCACTCGACGATACAGCTCGTTCAGATCCGACGTGGCGAAGCGTCCGCCATCCAGGGGAACCAACGGGCGCAACTCCGGCGGGATGACGGGCAGGACTTCCAGGATCATCCATTCGGGACGATTCCCCGACTTGCGGAACGAGTCCACAACCTTCAGGCGCTTAGCATACTTGAGCCGCTTCTGCTGCGAGGGATCGGTCTTCATCTTCTCGCGCAGCTCGGCCGCAAGCGCTTCCAGATCTACTTGCTGCAGCAAGATGCGAATGGCCTCCGCCCCCATGCGGGCAACTTCCGGGCCGAACTTGCCGGGGAACTCCTGCGCGAGCTTCCGATACTGGTCCTCGCTGAGCAGCTCCTTGTAGCGAATCGGCAGGCCGAGCCGTTCCAGCTCGTCATCCGGCTTGATGACGATGTACGACTCGTAGTAGAGCACCTTCTCCAGATCGCGAAGACTCAGATCCAAGAGTTGGCCGATGCGCGAGGGCAGGCTCTTGAAGAACCAGATGTGCGAGCACGGCGCAGCCAGCTCGATATGGCCCATGCGCTCGCGCCGCACCCGACTCAAGGTGACCTCGACGCCACATTTGTCGCAGATGACCCCGCGATACTTCGCCCGCTTGTATTTCCCGCACAAGCATTCGTAGTCGGCGATCGGGCCGAAGATGCGGGCGCAGAAGAGTCCGTCCCGCTCCGGCTTATGCGTGCGGTAGTTGATCGTCTCGGGCTTAGTCACCTCACCGTGCGACCAGGATCGAATCTTCTCGGGCGAGGCCAGCCCGATGCGAATCGCCTCGAAATCAAGCGTGGTCGGTTCGCGATCGAAGAAGCGCTTCGGAAACATACGTGCACTCCTTTCCGGAAGCCCGATGGCTCCCGATCATCCCTCCTCCTTGCCGGTCAACAATTCGACGTCCAGGCAGAGCCCTTGCAACTCGCGCATCAGGACGCTGAAGGATTCGGGCACGCCCGGCTCGAAGTCATAGTTCCCATTGACGATCCCCTCGTAGATGCGGGAGCGCCCGGCCACATCGTCGGACTTGGCCGTGAGCAACTCCTGCAGCGTATAGGCCGCGCCGTAGGCTTCCAATGCCCAGACCTCCATCTCGCCGAAGCGCTGACCGCCGAATTGCGCTTTCCCACCCAACGGCTGTTGGGTGATGAGGGAGTACGGACCAATTGCTCGCGCGTGAATCTTATCGTCCACCAAGTGCAGGAGCTTCATCATGTAGATGTAGCCGACGGTCACCGGCTCATCGAAGGGCTCTCCGGTCAGACCGTCGTAGAGGATCGTCTTCCCCATCACGTTCACAATCGACGGCAGCCCCTGCTCGCGCAGACGCGCATCGGCCTGTCGGAGCAAATCCTTGATCTGCTCCTCTCGCGCGCCGTCGAAGACCGGGGAGGAGAAACGCAATCCGAGTACCTTCCCCGCCCATCCCAGATGCGTCTCCAGGAGCTGACCGACGTTCATGCGCGAAGGTACGCCGAGCGGATTGAGCACGATCTCGACCGGCGTCCCATCGGGCAGGAAGGGCATGTCCTCCTCGGGCACGATCTTCGCGATGACGCCCTTGTTGCCGTGCCGTCCGGCCATCTTATCGCCGACCGAGAGCTTCCGCTTCATGGCGATGTAGACCTTCACGAGCTTGATCACGCCCGCTTGCAGCTCATCGCCCCGCTTGAGCTTCTCGATCTTCTCTTGATAGAACTGCTTGAGCACAGCGATCTGTCGCTCGATCCGCGCCTCCAGCTCCTTGACCTCGGCCATGATGTCGGCGCGTTCGAGCTGAATCTTCTTGAGCGCCGAATAGTCGAGCGATTCCAAGAAATCGCGATTCAGGCGCGTCCCCTTCGTCGCCAACTTCTTCCGCCCCACGACGAGATCGGCCGCCAGGCGCTTCCCCTCAAGCAGCTCAATGAGCCGTTTGTCGCGCTCCTCCTCCAAGATGCGGATCTCATCCCCCAGATCGCGCATGAGCCGTTCTTCCTGTGCTTGCTCGATCTGCAAGCTGCGGGCGTCCTTGGGAGCCCCGCGTCGCGTGAAGATCTTCACGTCAATGACCGTCCCTTCAATCCCTGGCGGGCACTTGAGCGAGGCATCGCGCACATCCGAAGCCTTCTCGCCGAAGATCGCCCGCAGCAACTTCTCCTCCGGCGTGAGTTGTCCCTCGCCCTTGGGCGTCACCTTCCCGACCAGGATCGAGCCCGGCTTGACATAGGCGCCGATGCGAATGACGCCGCTCTCGTCCAAGTCCCGCAACATGTACTCGGGAACATTGGGGATGTCACGGGTGATCTCCTCAGGACCGAGCTTGGTCTCCCGCGCCTCGATCTCTAGCTCCTCGATGTGAACCGACGTGTAAGCGTCGTCCTTGACGAGCTTCTCCGAGATCACGATGGCGTCTTCGAAGTTATACCCGCGCCAGGGCATGAAGGCGACCAAGACGTTGCGCCCCAATGCCAGCTCCCCTTGATCCGTGCACGGACCATCGGCGATGACCTCGCCGCGGCGGACCCGTTGCCCGACCCGCACGATGGGTCGCTGATTGATGCAGGTGTTCTGATTCGACCGCTGGAACTTGACCAACGGATAGATGTCCGCCGTCACCTCTCGCGAGAGGACGTCGCCGCCTGCGCTCGTGTCGGCGCGGATGATGATGCGCTCCGAATCCACATAGTCCACGATCCCATCGCGCTTGGCGACGACCACCGCTCCCGAATCCTTCGCCACGACGGCCTCCATGCCCGTCCCCACAATCGGCGCCTCCGGACGCAACAGCGGTACCGCCTGCCGTTGCATGTTCGAGCCCATGAGCGCGCGGTTGGCATCGTCGTGCTCCAGGAAGGGGATGAGCGATGCGGCGACCGAGACCACTTGCTTTGGCGAGATGTCAATGAACTGCACCTCTTCGCGGCTGACGGTGACAAACTCCCCACCTCGCCGCGCAATCACCCGATCGGGGATGATGTACCCCTTCTCGTCCAACTCGACGTTCGCCTGCGCGATCACATAGCGGGCTTCCTCCCACGCCGTCAAGTAGAAGGGATAGGGTTCATACTCGGCCGGCCGCTTGCCCTCAGCCTGCAGTTGCCGGTTAACCCGATCCACCTTCTCCTTCGGCAAATGGTCGCCGATGCGGAAGGGGCTCTCGCCCGGATTGAGAATGCGTACGTAATCCACGACGCGCCCGTTCTCGACCTTCCGATAGGGCGCTTCGATGAAGCCGAACTCGTTGACGCGCGCGTAGCAGGCGAGGCTGGAAATGAGTCCAATATTAGGCCCTTCCGGCGTCTCAATCGGGCAGATCCGCCCATAGTGCGTCGGATGCACATCGCGCACCTCGAACCCCGCGCGCTCGCGCGAGAGGCCGCCCGGCCCCAACGCCGACAACCGCCGCTTGTGCGTGATCTCAGCCAGCGGGTTCGTCTGATCCATGAACTGCGAGAGCTGGCTCGAGCCGAAGAATTCCTTGAGCGCCGCCATCACAGGCTTGGCATTGACGAGATCACGCGGCATGGCCGTCTGCAGCTCCGCATGAATGGACATCTTCTCCTTGATCGCCCGCTCCACGCGCACCAGGCCGACGCGGAACTGATTCTCCAGCAGCTCTCCGACCGGACGCACGCGCCGATTCCCCAGATGGTCGCGATCGTCCACCTCGCCGATGTCCTTGCGCAGTTTGAAAAGATAGCGGACGACGTCGAAGAAGTCCTGCGGCGAGAGCGTCAGATCATCCAGGCGATGGCGCTCCGGATACCCCATCTTGATGTTGAACTTCAAGCGCCCGACCCGCGAGAAATCGAACTTGCGCGGATCAAAGAACATCCCCTCGAACAACCGCCAGGAGTTGAGAATCGTCGGCGGATCCCCGGGCCGCATCTTGCGATAGATCTCCAGCAGTGCCTCGGCCGGTGTCCGAGCCGGATCCTTCTTCAGCGTCTGGCTCAACGTGCTCCCGATGTCATCGCGCTCGGGGAAGAAGAGATCGAACTCCGTGATGCCACTGCTCATCACCTGAGAAAGGGCTTGCGGCGTGACGGGGGTATTCGCCTCGGCGCGCACCTCACCCGCCGCGTCCACAAGGTCGGAGATGAAATAGGCCCCTTCCAAGTCGTTGATCGAGATCTCGACCTCGCGGACTTTCGCCGCCAAGAGCTGCCGATAGAGCGCCGTCGTGATCTTGCGCCCCGCGCGCACGAGCACCTCCCCCGTGCGCGGATGCAGGACGTCCTGCACCGGGCGCGGCTCGAAGAGCTTCAAGACGGCCTGCTCCGGATGGGCCTCATTCCGGAGTCGCCAATACAGCTTGCCCTCGCGCACGACGAAGCTCTCCCACTCGTAGAACTGGCGCAGCAGCTCCTCGTCCGTGAAGCGAGCGTTCACGATCGCGCTCTTGAGCCGCTCTTCGTCATCGCGCAAGAGGGCGAGGTTTTGCTTGAGCGGCAATCCGAGCGCTCGCAGGAACGTCGTCCCCACGATCTTCCGCTTCTTATCAATGCGCACGTAGAGGATGCTCTTGGCATCGTATTCGAACTCGACCCACGCGCCGCGATTCGGAATGATCTTGCCCAAGTACGAATGGATCGTCGGCTTCTCGAAGTAGACGCCCGGGCTCCGATGCAACTGCGAGACGATGACCCGCTCCGTCCCGTTGATGATGAACGTCCCACTCTCGGTCATGAGCGGGATCTCGCCGAAATAAACCTCCTCCTCCTTGATATCGCGCACTTGGCGACGGCCGGTCGTCTCATCCACATCGAAGATCGTCAGGCGGAACTTCACCTTCATCGGCACCGCATAGGTCATGCCCCGCTCGCGACATTCCTCGACATCGTACTTCAACTTGAGTCCCACCGGTTCGCCGCAATGCGGGCAGAGATTCAGGACATTCGGGTTGAGCGTCCCACACTGCTGGCAGAGGACATCCTCGGTCGAGAATGGGTTCAGCCGAATCAGGGCGCCGCATTGCCGACACGTCGAGCGCAAATACCGAAGTCCCTCCAGTTGGCCGCACTTACAACGCCACGTCCCGATCGAGTATTCCACGAAATCCAACTGCGCCGTTCCGCGATAATCCGTGATCGGGAAGACCGAGAGGAACACGGCCTGCAACCCCACGGTCGGATCGCGTTCCTCGGGCAATCGGTCCATCTGCATGAACCGATCATAGGACTGGCGCTGCAGTTCGATGAGGTTCGGGATCGCAATCGCGGTCTTAATCCGCGAAAAGTCGACCCGTTGACGCGGCTGACGATTTGGTGCGGACATAGTCATTTTCTCCTCACCCGCTGATTAGGATGGTCCTCCACCGCGCTCGAGTACAGGAGACCAAGGACGAATGGAACGATGCCCCCGCACCCGCCCTTCTATCGCGCGCGGGCGCGCACCCCTCCTTTGCCGATGCTTCTTCGGCACGCGTTCGATGAACCACACTTCAGGGAATCTGCGCATCGGTCGTCCGAATATCTCTCGGCGACCTCACTTGACTTCGACCTTGGCGCCTGCTTCCTCGAGCTTCTTCTTGATGGCCTCGGCCTCTTCCTTGGAGACGCCTTCCTTGATGGGCTTGGGCGCCCCTTCGACGAGGTCCTTCGCCTCCTTCAATCCGAGACTGGTCAATTCCCGAACGACCTTGATGACATTGATCTTCTTGGCCGGATCAACCGCAGCCAAGATGACGTCGAACTCCGTCTTCTCCTCAACCGCAGGAGCAGCCGCAGCGGCTGGTGCTCCCGCGGCCACCGGTCCGGCGACGACCGCCGCAGCGGCCGCCGAGACGCCGAACTTCTCTTCCATCAGTTTCACCAATTCCGAGGCTTCCAACAATGTCAATCCGGCAATCTGCTCGACGATCGCCTGCAATTTCTCACTCACGTTCGTATCCCCTCCTCAAGATTTTGCGGCGACC comes from Blastocatellia bacterium and encodes:
- the rplL gene encoding 50S ribosomal protein L7/L12; its protein translation is MSEKLQAIVEQIAGLTLLEASELVKLMEEKFGVSAAAAAVVAGPVAAGAPAAAAAPAVEEKTEFDVILAAVDPAKKINVIKVVRELTSLGLKEAKDLVEGAPKPIKEGVSKEEAEAIKKKLEEAGAKVEVK
- the rpoB gene encoding DNA-directed RNA polymerase subunit beta, coding for MSAPNRQPRQRVDFSRIKTAIAIPNLIELQRQSYDRFMQMDRLPEERDPTVGLQAVFLSVFPITDYRGTAQLDFVEYSIGTWRCKCGQLEGLRYLRSTCRQCGALIRLNPFSTEDVLCQQCGTLNPNVLNLCPHCGEPVGLKLKYDVEECRERGMTYAVPMKVKFRLTIFDVDETTGRRQVRDIKEEEVYFGEIPLMTESGTFIINGTERVIVSQLHRSPGVYFEKPTIHSYLGKIIPNRGAWVEFEYDAKSILYVRIDKKRKIVGTTFLRALGLPLKQNLALLRDDEERLKSAIVNARFTDEELLRQFYEWESFVVREGKLYWRLRNEAHPEQAVLKLFEPRPVQDVLHPRTGEVLVRAGRKITTALYRQLLAAKVREVEISINDLEGAYFISDLVDAAGEVRAEANTPVTPQALSQVMSSGITEFDLFFPERDDIGSTLSQTLKKDPARTPAEALLEIYRKMRPGDPPTILNSWRLFEGMFFDPRKFDFSRVGRLKFNIKMGYPERHRLDDLTLSPQDFFDVVRYLFKLRKDIGEVDDRDHLGNRRVRPVGELLENQFRVGLVRVERAIKEKMSIHAELQTAMPRDLVNAKPVMAALKEFFGSSQLSQFMDQTNPLAEITHKRRLSALGPGGLSRERAGFEVRDVHPTHYGRICPIETPEGPNIGLISSLACYARVNEFGFIEAPYRKVENGRVVDYVRILNPGESPFRIGDHLPKEKVDRVNRQLQAEGKRPAEYEPYPFYLTAWEEARYVIAQANVELDEKGYIIPDRVIARRGGEFVTVSREEVQFIDISPKQVVSVAASLIPFLEHDDANRALMGSNMQRQAVPLLRPEAPIVGTGMEAVVAKDSGAVVVAKRDGIVDYVDSERIIIRADTSAGGDVLSREVTADIYPLVKFQRSNQNTCINQRPIVRVGQRVRRGEVIADGPCTDQGELALGRNVLVAFMPWRGYNFEDAIVISEKLVKDDAYTSVHIEELEIEARETKLGPEEITRDIPNVPEYMLRDLDESGVIRIGAYVKPGSILVGKVTPKGEGQLTPEEKLLRAIFGEKASDVRDASLKCPPGIEGTVIDVKIFTRRGAPKDARSLQIEQAQEERLMRDLGDEIRILEEERDKRLIELLEGKRLAADLVVGRKKLATKGTRLNRDFLESLDYSALKKIQLERADIMAEVKELEARIERQIAVLKQFYQEKIEKLKRGDELQAGVIKLVKVYIAMKRKLSVGDKMAGRHGNKGVIAKIVPEEDMPFLPDGTPVEIVLNPLGVPSRMNVGQLLETHLGWAGKVLGLRFSSPVFDGAREEQIKDLLRQADARLREQGLPSIVNVMGKTILYDGLTGEPFDEPVTVGYIYMMKLLHLVDDKIHARAIGPYSLITQQPLGGKAQFGGQRFGEMEVWALEAYGAAYTLQELLTAKSDDVAGRSRIYEGIVNGNYDFEPGVPESFSVLMRELQGLCLDVELLTGKEEG
- the rpoC gene encoding DNA-directed RNA polymerase subunit beta', translating into MFPKRFFDREPTTLDFEAIRIGLASPEKIRSWSHGEVTKPETINYRTHKPERDGLFCARIFGPIADYECLCGKYKRAKYRGVICDKCGVEVTLSRVRRERMGHIELAAPCSHIWFFKSLPSRIGQLLDLSLRDLEKVLYYESYIVIKPDDELERLGLPIRYKELLSEDQYRKLAQEFPGKFGPEVARMGAEAIRILLQQVDLEALAAELREKMKTDPSQQKRLKYAKRLKVVDSFRKSGNRPEWMILEVLPVIPPELRPLVPLDGGRFATSDLNELYRRVINRNNRLIKLLELRAPEVIVRNEKRMLQEAVDALLDNGRRGRVIKGANNRPLKSLADSLKGKQGRFRQNLLGKRVDYSGRSVIVIGPELKLHQCGLPKQMALELFKPFIYHLLQKKGYVATVKQAKEIVEKQDPIVWDVLEEVIREHPVLLNRAPTLHRLGIQAFEPILVEGKAIKIHPLVCTAFNADFDGDQMAVHVPLSPEAQVEASVLMLSSHNILSPASGQPIAVPTQDIVLGLYYLTRRKPGARGEGMRFASMDEVLLALEEGVVETQTPIKLRYEGRLIDLEAQRDPQDVVNAPVQEVQGQLLDTTVGRVIFNQHLPEGMPFINGLMKKNGLQSLVRYCFLRLGHAKTIALLDNLKDLGFYYATKSGISLCIDDLVVPETKAELIRQAQKEVLAVEKQVKEGVITSGERYNRVIEIWSNVAERVADEMFKAMEQREKETGVPNPLIVMADSGARGSKQQIRQLAGMRGLMNKPTGEIIETPILANFREGLNVLQYFISTHGARKGLADTALKTADSGYLTRRLVDVAQDVIVTEFDCGTVKGIWAEAIIHAGEIVEPLRERIIGRVALEDVIDPIDGSVLVRANQEITEDLANEIQNAGIERVKIRSVLTCESRRGVCVLCYGRNLATGKMVEIGEAVGILAAQSIGEPGTQLTMRTFHIGGTAGAIKEQSSHEARRAGRVKFINLRTIRNRRGELIAMNRNGRIAIVDARGREIESYPVNYGAVLRVNDGEMVEPDQRLVEWDPYTFSILSDVEGTVHFRDLIENVTFREEVDKVTGLAYRFVIESLDEKLQPRIEIRDEAGRLVKVQHLPIRAIILVNDFDEWRRRKREERREDWQDKAVQEAEGVRVAPGDVIAKIPRQTAKAKDIVGGLPRVVELFEARKPRETAVMTEISGRVRVLGIQRGVQKVQVIGDDGEVREYSIPRGMHLNVQDGDYVQAGDPLIDGPLNPHDILAILGVEAVQKYLVNEIQEVYRQQGVTINDKHIEVIVRQMLRWVRIKDPGDTEFVLDEQVDRFHFQEENERVVKMGGRPAQAEPLLLGITKASLSTDSFISAASFQETTRVLTEAAVSGRIDFLRGLKENVIVGRLIPAGTGMKYYRNIRIPVDRVAEEAEVALPSEEERAELLKDIGITVAEESSLEEPLGDFNE